The Panicum virgatum strain AP13 chromosome 6K, P.virgatum_v5, whole genome shotgun sequence nucleotide sequence GGAAACCATGTCACCAGCTATACGAACTTGTAGCTCGATCCATCTATAAATAGACGCCCCTATCACTCTTCACATAGGATAAGGTAGAAAGGAAAGGGATATCCTAGTATTCTAGCTAGCCAGCCATGGCCTCCTACTATGCAATAGTTGTGCTTTCCCTGCTAGTGTTTTCCATTTCTGCTGGTCATGCACTGGATGAGCAGGAGTTGAAAACAACCCTATACATAAAACAGAATTATGCCCAAGACCAAAGAGTTGTGGGAACTGACACCGTCGTCATTAATTGGGTCATAAAGGATGGGCCAGATGCTGCTGCGAATACCATCGGGCACGCAGAGGGCCTGACAACCCATGCAAATCTTGCCACGAATTTCTGGGTAACCATATTTGATATGGTGTTCGAGGGTGGAAGGTAAGAAGTCTGTGCTAAAACATTTTCTTGTGCTGTAATATTTACATATGCGTAGGTTGGTCACATTACTTAATTTGTCTTCCAAAAGAAGATGCTTTGGGGTTTAAGACATAACTTTGAACACTAATTTCAATTAAAATATGCTACCTTTAATGTAATTCTAAGATGAATCTCTAAAAGGATATATTGCTGAACTTTTATTGTTACATTGTCCAAAACGCTGTTTTGAACTAGAAATTAATAACATAGTCATGCAACTATCAAATGCTACATTGCTGATACTGGCCTTTGACATTGTGCTTGCATGTTGTGATTCTGTCAACAAAATAGCCTAGCTGGATCAACACTAAAAGTGATGGGGCTTCATGGGGGGATGAGTACCGGACAAGGCCAGTGGAGTGTTATGGGGGGCACAGGAGAACTTACAATGGCACGAGGTATTATAAATTACAAAATAACCCAAGAAGATGGTACCAGCAGGACCTTTGAAATATCCATATGTGTGTTCTACACTTCAAAGTCTACTGTTCCGGTAAGTGCCAGAAGCATTTTTATCTATTGCCATAATCGAGATTTGCTCTTACAAATGTTATCTTGTCATTTTTAAAATACTTTCCTTGGATAAAATGTAATGGCACAGCCAACGGTATATCTTACAACTGTGTGGCATATGTATATGTATTTATAGGAAGAGATAAATGAAGCTCCATGAATGTTATATAAAAACAATACTCGCGAATGGTGGATGACCACAATTATATATTTTATGCAGCTTTTGGGTGGTATTAATATTGGCCTATTTCCTTGAGGACAGTGAGCTTCAAGCAGACATCTTCACGAGCATGTGTGTGAGGCGACATGACGACTACATCTACAATCTATTTTATCCTTGATCCTTAATAAATGAACCCCTCTGTGTTGTGAGTGACAAAATACACATTTCTACTACTCCAgagctggaatgttccttgtaaTTGGTTCTACATTTTATGTCATGTTCAACTCCTTGTCCCAACAGATCTTATCATCAATAAAGTGTGCGCCATTTGTGCTCTACATTCTTTTTTGTTCAAGCATTTTTATGTGTCTCAAACATCTTGCAACCATACACTGGCTATATATTTTGGTGAAGGAATAACactaagggcctgtttggaaGTCTAAAATTTTGAATCTCAAACGTGTAAATTTCAGGTCTGAAAACTTTTACAGTCCAGGTCCGAGAATGCTGTTTGGATGGATGGTAAACCCACTAACATTACACTCTGATTAGGCCAAAACCAACggaaaaaattaaaaaacaCAACTATCAGGCTCATCCGCTCAGTCCACTCCAGAATCGCTTCCGTGCTCGACTCAGTGGAGGCGTCGTCCCCGTGTGCGAGCCTTCACCCGCAGGACTGCGGGGTTCCTCGAGAGATCCCATCGGCACAGGGAGGAGCACACCGGTGGCTGCTGCGATGGGGCCGCATCCGAGAACATTGGTGGTGGTTGCGATGGACGGACCCATCTGAGCGCATGGGCACCCGGCTGCGATGGCGGGCACATCCATGGCGTGTGCGAGTGCATGCATCTGCGACAACGGCAACCACTTCCATGGTGGTAGTGAGCGGACCCATGACAACGGCAAGTGACTCCACCCACGCAGATCTGCTCGGCCAGCAACCTCCTTCGTTTTGGATCGACCTGCTCGAGTAGCCTAGTAGCATCTTGTTTGCGAGTAATCTCCCATGTCTCAATGTCATAGGTTGGCTGCAAGTTTCTGCAAATTGAAGCGTCCTGCCTAATTGTGCAAAAATGCAGACAAAAAGTTGACAAATATAATGAATCTATCTTTGGATTTGAAAGCATAATGTAGTAAAAACCCACCGGATTGATATATCGTTCACAACCTTAGCTTCACCTCTATCTTTATTCTTCCTATTTATTGTTCGGCGCAGATTTGGTGAACGCAGCGGCACCAGCTGCCGGTGGCGGCCACCACCCACCGGCTGTCCCACCCGGCTCAGCCGGGGGTGCTATCGTGCTTCCTCGCTCACGCCGCCGGACAAGCCGCTCCCGCCGCGGGGGCGAAGCTAGAGCAATTGTTTGGGGTGCTGGGTGCACAACTTCATCAAGAATACAGTGATTTACATAATATTCAAATAAATGGATAATATATTCTAATAGTGACAATGTCAATTTAGTCATTAGTCCATACATGCGCAAATTGGTACAGACTAGGCAACAACACTCACCAGTCATCATCTGTAGTCTATagcaaaataattaaataaacaGTTCATTGATCACTGCAGCCAAAAGCTCAAAACGTTGACAACAGATGTAGCAAAATATGCGATCCAACCTAAAGAAAAAGGAACAAATAGGTCCATTATTTAGCAAAGAAAATATAATGTAGGATGGTCCATTGAAAGTTAAAGTAGATGGACTAAAATACTTCTTAGATTTAGATATCATATTTACGCCATTTTCCTTCCATTGTCATGAAACGACCAACCACAACCACTTTGGTAActttcttcatttcttctttCTCTATATAGCCAATAAGTCTATGACTTAAGTGTTCATCACCGATGCGATTAGACAAACTCGTTTTTACAATCTTCAGGCCCGAAAAGCATCTCTCAACTGTTGTTGTAGCGACAGGCAATACTAGTAAACTTCAAAAGTCGATAGACTAGTCGGTACAAACAATGTTTTTCTATCTCTACCATTTTTTGAGAGAGCTCACCAATAGTGTTTATGTTGGAGAATCTGTTATCTGCTCTCACATCCGCAATGTAAAGGTGAAGTTGGTGGCTAAGGTCCCTCATATCATCTTTGCTAAAATCATCAGGAAATAGTTTGACTAAGCTCATCAAAGTCTGCCCATTGAAAGCCTGAAATATGATTCTCTTGGATTGAAAGCGGCTGAGCAAATAAGCAATTGAGAGGTGGTCTCACTAAAGCGGCTGTCAAGCTCTTGAACTAACCAATCAATAACATCATTAAAGCAATCCACTGCATAGTGATGCTTGTTTGTAATTCCTGTTTTTTTCTATGCTGTTTGGGATCAATATATGCACTTTCCATTTCGACTCTTATCTATTTCATGCAAGTCACAAAACCCATTAACTTCATCTAATAATTTATCCCAACCATCTCTTCTAAGATCATCCAAATGGAGTCTTGTTGAATTCACACATCCAATGGCATTTACAATgtcttaattcttgcattgtAATGCTAGTGAAGCCCTCGACCAACACTGAGTTCAGCAAGGTCCTTCGCACCTACAACCTGCCATAAATTTAATTCATCTTTAAAGGCTTGTAGTGCAGACTGTAGGTTGGGAGCAGATTCATCAAACGCACAAGCATTTCTGTGCTTCCAAAGAATCCAAGCTCCAAGGATAACTAAGGAGTTGAAACCTTTCCTGCGTTGCTTGGGGATTTTCCTCTAGGATTTCTTCCACCAATCAGCCAAAGAGGTACATCATCGACCAGGAACCAGGCTTGTTAGATTCAATGGTTTAAGGATGTTGAACCAGAATTTTCTAGCAAAGTCACAGGAAGTGAGCAGATGTACTGTCTCATCATCCTAATCACAAAGAGCTCTTTTACGGTGCACAATACTACCACTTGGTAGTATGTAGTATAGAAAAGATCCAACCGTCCATTACAAAGGACAAGATTGTCATTAGTAACTCATATAAATTGCGAagaatattttgttttttttgcattttagcCCCCACCCCCTCGTGCATCTAGCACCGATCAGATCCACCGCCGCCAGCCCTCCCCCTCGTGGATCTGACGCCGATCGCATCCGCCACCAATAGTCCTCGTCGAGGTCACCAGAACAGACTCATTCTTGCGCCACCGCGGGCCTCAGCTTCCCTTGCTTCGCGCATTACTGCAGGCGCCGCCAGCGACGAGGACGCGTTACTCTGGGCCTTGCTCTCCATCGTCCACATCCTGTTGTTGTCGTAAGTGATTTCTGCATGATGTTGTTTATGGTTGTACGCTCCATATGGTTTGCTTTCTTTCTAATAATGTGTCAATTAGAACTCCGGTGGCGCAGCGGAGGCACAGACGgaagcggaggcggaggcggccggaggcACACGGGGGGACCGGCATCTGCGAGTGGATCGATTCCACTCGCGCGCGCGGTGAATAGACCCCCCCCCTCCGCTGCCCGTCCCCCAGCCAGGGACTGCGCATCGGGCACGGCACGCGTCACCTCACCGGCGCCGACCGCCGGAATCGCCGCCGAGGaaagaaaccctagccgccgagACGAGCATTCCTGCCAAGGGCTCGTGAGAATGGGGAACACCGGAACGGATAGAGAAGAAATGAAAACGAAAacgaaaagaaagagaaagaaacaataaaaataaaaagtgtGATATCACTGATCATTTTTCCTATATTACTCTTATACTACCTATACTACCTAGCTATACTACCTCATACTACCGATTAATGATTCGGTGATATAAAATAAATCTTAACCGTCCGATGTTTTCATACGAGTCCTTCTCAAACAGTAGTATATGGTCGTATTGTGCACCGTAAAAGtaaaacaataaaaataaatagTGTGATATCACTAATAATTTTTTCTATATTACCCTTATACTACCTATACTACCTAGCTATACTACCTCATACTATCTATTAATGGTTCGGTGATATAAAATGAATCTTAACCATCCGATGTTTTCATACAAGTCCTTCTCAAGGGGGCAATGAGTGTGTGAGGAAGTCCTTTCTTTTAACTGGTCAGCTATCCAACATCGATTTCATATGGACAACCACATGAAGGTCTTGCATTTTTCCCGGTGCCCAATGTTTCGCTTCCATTGTTCAAAAGGGATAGAACCAGTGAAAAAAAGCCCCGTAGGCCAACGTGGTGGAAAAGGTACCAGAGGACTCAAACTTCCCAAGATGGGCAATGCCGAACAAGGTGTCCCTAGAGATCTAAATATTCTGCTAGACCAAGCCAGCCGAGAGCCCACTTATATCTGCAACCCAATTCAGCTCGTGGAGAGCCTCTCCCATAGTTCGTATGTTCCTTATTCTTGGGGGGACACACTTAACAACATTAGGTGCTAAGACCTCTAAACAACAGCCATGAAGCCATTGGTCCGACCAAAATAGAGTATTGTCTCCGTTTCCAACAGAAGTCACAATTGAGATGGCAAATGTGGCTGAGGTGTTCAGGTGAACAGGGATTTTTATACCAGCCCACACGCGATCCGGGTTGGCTTTTTTTCAATGCAAAGCCACCTCATCTGCAACGCCCACCCCATGACTTCTAAGTTGTAAATTCCCAATCCTTCCAACTCAAGAGGTCGCATCACTTTTTCCCAGGCCACCAAGCAGCAGCCACCATTTACCTCGTTTCTTCCTTTCCACAAGAACCCCCTTCTAAATTTGTTAAGGGGAAAGTCCAATTTTcaccctccaactatcgcaaaagtccgatttcaaccttcaactagaTAGCGATAGCAGTTAGGACGAAGCGACTACTAACTGACCAGCAAGATTTAAGAGCGAGGCTTTCCACCCTGGTAACTTATTAGCAATTTTTTCAATCCAAGCCAACAGGTctctatttcttagctttttgtctGATATCGGCAAACCTAGATAGATAGAAGGGAATGAGGATGTAGAGCATTGCAATGTGCCAGATACCACCTCCACAATGTTGGCGTCATACTGAATAGGGATCACACAGCTCTTGGTAAGGTTGGTTTGTAGACCAGAAGCACCCCAAATAACTTCAGCAGAGCTTTTGCTAGCTGAAGTTCTTCCTCAACTAGTCAAATGGCCgcataaaatgaaaaaaaattaaatgagACTTAAGAGCCACAGCTTCCATGTTTGTAGATTGGTTTGAAGGGGACTGTATCGATGTCTGTTACCACTCGAAGACTGATGTCAGATGTGGAGTCGCGTTGATTGAAGATCTTAGAATTGCGCGCTTCCCATATGTGTCTGCTGGTACTCCACAAGGTGTTGAAGCGCCTTCTGGATGGTTATGTCTTGTTTGGGGGGGCATTTTTTTCCCGCATATGCGCGTGGAATTGATTCAATCGCCCACGCCGAAGTCCCCGCCTTCCCCCGCCTCCCCCGGCTCTGGCGCCATCCTGACACCTCTGCCGCCATCGCTAACCACTCCTTTTGTCGCTCCTCCCGTCCACTGCCACCACCTTCTCCTCATTCCCGCCGCCAGCCACCACCCAACGGGGGTCCTGCCCGGCTGGCGCCGCTCCCAGGCCACCACCGGGGCTCCCTCCGTCATGTGTCGCAGGCTGCAGCCGGAGCTCCCTCTACCGTTGGTCGCAGGCCACCGCCGGGGCCCCCTTTGCCACGGTTATAGGGCCCCCCTCCGCTGCGGTCGTAGACTGACGCCTGGCCCCC carries:
- the LOC120639102 gene encoding dirigent protein 11-like, which produces MASYYAIVVLSLLVFSISAGHALDEQELKTTLYIKQNYAQDQRVVGTDTVVINWVIKDGPDAAANTIGHAEGLTTHANLATNFWVTIFDMVFEGGSLAGSTLKVMGLHGGMSTGQGQWSVMGGTGELTMARGIINYKITQEDGTSRTFEISICVFYTSKSTVPLLGGINIGLFP